In a genomic window of Hyalangium gracile:
- a CDS encoding serine/threonine protein kinase translates to MTLPAGTQIGKYVVQKKLAEGGMAEIYLATSQGAEGFEKEVVIKRIRSFLASDPGFVDMFIAEARLASRLNHGNVVQIFDFAKHEDTYYLAMEYVRGCTLWDLRKKCKDLMEPMPPVLVAHIGAEVARGLHYAHRLKVNGEPLFLVHRDVTPHNVLISFDGAVKLTDFGIAKAGNKLTSPGMLKGKFAYMSPEQSRGENVDARTDVFALGIVLWEMLTGGRLFDGDSELAVLRAVQQSVIAHPSRLNPDVPEELGDVVMKALEREPDARHQTAGELERALVQCVLNHAQSPDDTDVSAFVRRVYIGVVPSALALPAIAERTQAGDGQQPSSEAAPREPTAVLPGPQGRRNSKPVMPAVSPDEDVNAPTHLLPNRGESSEGRDSSRATTPGRSLASVQGRGPTPSAAPQEQQAEPVYPATVSLPVPAAPAPAAPAPASSDRSKRVGVVMGAVGLALLAVVGVIKLVPSRGQGTEPGAGASQNPGIAGMGDPGTPPVVATPPSPAVMDAGAVAEAPQGSSDGGTAGDAGALAVAPPVGTPPGPSGKVEAPPVAAQAVAMGTLVVRAVPYATVVLNGKSYGEVQGQKAFPLTPGDYQLVFRHPQGSKSYAITIEPNGTVRREFRASR, encoded by the coding sequence AGGGCGCGGAGGGCTTCGAGAAGGAAGTGGTCATCAAGCGGATCCGCTCGTTTCTCGCCAGCGATCCGGGCTTCGTGGACATGTTCATCGCCGAGGCGCGGCTGGCCTCGCGGCTCAACCACGGCAACGTGGTGCAGATCTTCGACTTCGCCAAGCACGAGGACACCTACTACCTGGCGATGGAGTACGTGCGCGGCTGCACGCTCTGGGACCTGCGCAAGAAGTGCAAGGATCTGATGGAGCCCATGCCGCCGGTGCTGGTGGCGCACATCGGCGCGGAGGTGGCGCGCGGGCTCCACTACGCGCACCGGCTCAAGGTCAACGGCGAGCCGCTCTTCCTCGTCCACCGAGACGTCACCCCGCACAACGTCCTCATCTCGTTCGACGGGGCGGTGAAGCTCACCGACTTCGGCATCGCCAAGGCGGGCAACAAGCTCACCTCGCCGGGCATGCTCAAGGGCAAGTTCGCGTACATGTCGCCCGAGCAGTCGCGCGGCGAGAACGTGGACGCGCGCACGGACGTCTTCGCCCTGGGCATCGTCCTGTGGGAGATGCTCACCGGGGGCCGGCTGTTCGACGGGGACTCGGAGCTCGCCGTGCTGCGCGCGGTGCAGCAGAGCGTGATTGCCCACCCGTCCCGCCTCAACCCCGACGTCCCCGAGGAGCTGGGCGACGTGGTGATGAAGGCGCTCGAGCGCGAGCCCGACGCGCGTCACCAGACGGCGGGCGAGCTCGAGCGGGCGCTCGTCCAGTGCGTGCTCAACCACGCCCAGTCTCCGGATGACACGGACGTGTCCGCCTTCGTGCGCCGGGTCTACATCGGTGTCGTGCCGTCGGCGCTGGCCCTGCCGGCCATTGCCGAGCGCACCCAGGCCGGTGACGGGCAGCAGCCTTCGTCGGAGGCCGCTCCTCGCGAGCCCACGGCCGTGCTGCCGGGGCCGCAGGGACGCAGGAACTCGAAGCCGGTGATGCCCGCGGTCTCACCCGACGAGGACGTCAACGCCCCCACGCACCTGCTCCCCAACCGAGGGGAGTCCTCGGAGGGCCGGGACTCCTCCCGCGCGACCACGCCCGGCAGGTCCCTGGCATCCGTGCAGGGGAGGGGGCCCACGCCCTCCGCCGCACCTCAAGAGCAGCAGGCCGAGCCCGTGTACCCGGCCACCGTGTCGCTGCCCGTCCCTGCCGCGCCCGCGCCGGCCGCGCCCGCGCCTGCCTCCTCGGACCGCTCCAAGCGGGTGGGGGTGGTGATGGGAGCGGTGGGGCTGGCCCTGCTGGCCGTGGTCGGCGTCATCAAGCTGGTGCCCTCCCGGGGACAGGGGACGGAGCCTGGCGCCGGCGCCTCCCAGAACCCCGGTATCGCCGGCATGGGCGATCCGGGCACTCCTCCTGTCGTCGCCACTCCGCCGTCTCCGGCCGTCATGGATGCGGGGGCGGTCGCCGAAGCGCCGCAGGGCAGCTCTGATGGCGGGACAGCGGGGGACGCTGGCGCACTGGCCGTGGCTCCTCCGGTGGGTACTCCTCCGGGACCGAGCGGCAAGGTCGAGGCGCCGCCGGTCGCCGCGCAGGCCGTCGCGATGGGCACCCTGGTCGTCCGGGCCGTGCCCTACGCCACCGTCGTGCTCAACGGGAAGTCCTACGGCGAGGTCCAGGGCCAGAAGGCCTTCCCGCTGACTCCGGGCGACTACCAGCTCGTCTTCCGTCACCCCCAGGGCTCCAAGTCGTACGCCATCACCATCGAGCCCAACGGCACGGTGAGGCGTGAGTTCCGCGCCTCCCGCTGA